A portion of the Rissa tridactyla isolate bRisTri1 chromosome 19, bRisTri1.patW.cur.20221130, whole genome shotgun sequence genome contains these proteins:
- the VAT1 gene encoding synaptic vesicle membrane protein VAT-1 homolog has protein sequence MSAEPAPAAAAPPSAEQAPGPEPPAGGEEAAEHRALVLTGFGGYEKVKVQARRGGGPRPGEVSVRVRACGLNFADLMARQGLYDRLPPPPVCPGMECAGTVRAIGDGVGDRQVGDKVMVLARSGLWQEVVNVPAGQTFLMPEGMSFEEAAALLVNYITAYMILFDFGNLRPNQSVLIHMAAGGVGTAAIQLCKTVENVTIFGTASASKHEALKESGVAHPIDYRTMDYAEEVRKISPKGVDIVLDPLGGSDTSKAFNLLKPMGKLITYGVANLLTGQKKNLMAMAKTWWNQFSINALQLLHHNKAVCGYHLGYMDEEFELVGGVVAKLINLYSQGKIKPKIDSVWPFDQVADAMRQMQEKKNVGKVILVPEAPKEESKKEEN, from the exons ATGTCCGCCgagcccgccccggccgccgccgcccccccctccgccgagCAGGCCCCCGGCCCCGAGCCGCCGGCGGGCGGCGAGGAGGCGGCGGAGCACCGGGCGCTGGTGCTGACGGGCTTCGGCGGCTACGAGAAGGTGAAGGTGcaggcgcggcgcggcggcggcccccggcccggcgAGGTCTCGGTGCGGGTCCGCGCCTGCGGCCTCAACTTCGCCGACCTGATGGCACGGCAGGGGCTGTACgaccggctgccgccgccgcccgtctGCCCCGGCATGGAGTGCGCCGGTACCGTCCGCGCCATCGGCGACGGCGTCGGCGACCGACAG GTTGGCGATAAGGTGATGGTCCTGGCTAGGTCAGGGCTCTGGCAAGAAGTCGTGAACGTGCCGGCTGGTCAGACTTTCCTGATGCCTGAGGGGATGAGCTTCGAGGAAGCGGCTGCTCTTCTTGTCAACTACATCACTGCCTACATGATCCTGTTTGACTTCGGAAACCTGAGACCCAACCAGAGTGTCCTCATCCACATGGCTGCAG gtGGTGTGGGAACTGCTGCCATCCAGCTGTGCAAGACTGTAGAAAATGTCACCATTTTTGGCACAGCATCTGCCTCCAAGCATGAGGCGCTCAAGGAGAGTGGAGTCGCTCACCCTATTGACTACAGAACGATGGATTACGCAGAGGAGGTCCGGAAAATCTCTCCCAAAG GTGTTGACATTGTCCTGGACCCCCTGGGAGGATCCGATACATCCAAAGCATTTAACCTGTTGAAGCCGATGGGCAAACTCATCACTTACG gGGTCGCAAACCTGCTCACGGGGCAGAAGAAGAACCTCATGGCTATGGCTAAAACCTGGTGGAACCAGTTCAGCATCAATGCCTTGCAGCTCCTACACCATAACAAGGCTGTGTGTGGCTACCACCTTGGCTATATGGATGAAGAATTTGAGCTCGTCGGAGGCGTCGTAGCCAAGCTGATTAACCTCTATAGTCAAGGCAAAATCAAGCCCAAAATAGACTCTGTATGGCCCTTTGATCAG gtggCAGATGCCATGAGGCAGATGCAAGAGAAGAAGAATGTTGGAAAAGTCATCCTGGTTCCTGAAGCGCCCAAGGAAGAATCCAAAAAAGAAGAGAACTAA
- the LOC128919179 gene encoding uncharacterized protein LOC128919179, which translates to MAGRTVRVRGLPAELPPDRVADKLTIHFLRSRNGGGEIADLRLVPGDPPCALITFEAPEVAQRILKAKNHTLSVEGKKYPLEVTAHVAEPSPDEIFIRACVIVDYGKLPAGKTLLRDLHKGYSNVQFNFDSKNTHCVVKGPFTELQAFTRDLLGSLNLKSQAAGEILLPGASHVAEETGTHDHRQVPDSSESAKETANLPNWDQVCEKAAKVPSLRDPVDGEAVEQLEDFSLVLDSDIYLYMQRFCAAEYQGVLRQHRVDVVDISSDGIAILYLQPSAGMSGDMDALREARLALQQLYQQLEVHLRKEKITKGGLGMDSQALRALTRELQKLYPQLLCHEDEKQLYLIGNLVDVSQAKQNLQNFSSRRGAAHAVGSSLPSNPAASRTAGTTLHEPGVPADTPASRLSPGRTELKAELKLAANFRALKAGRAQASRGLLLNQDSPPVGRAQLFGKHLPERDALGPSDPTALSQQHQPRVSSADVAVAAGSQQKDPEEWDHVKGGARLTRHKALSSFGDKENSTLQHPGDSKGPSPIKHQPRASTSRTFDVTRTSSDLDSKPPESRPPLRRSNSFSLPRPKESEKPQDAGSRVSEEMSLDALQWSYLKDVCRPALDELRRDGAVQISERRAGDCTVLALRAADRSKLSQAKWKVEALVQKCPDLVCQSVSYSELAVDGPDDSALGELCSLLRGNPPRVGLSKDKDKLCLACPKEMLPAVTEAFHVFSSRRLRALKSSSLSPGPESTGHPGASQASRSRDTALGSALPGSLESLQMDLRHLDTSDRADDADVLRAPRLPEAEDERSPSPWRFQQALGQEEAGDHAGPGALQGGSSLLSPAAVDKTSPAGLRDSQEPPKTKLSVGEPDIARRKQVLPDRFQFARDKSRGGHGEAMAPLRSADAAPRSLPTWLYRAVATEPLSPEAGGQERALLPAGRSDVQEQPEPSSWQRGPSLGQESDKTPPGRCDACQGSGVTCQAPCGHALCRTCFAEDSTQPACCSSASVAPSRKISGTFKTSLLSQSLPGYYRDPTLQVAYTIPDGVQGVGDPRPGQPYKGGNFCAFLPDNREGQKTAVLLKKAFEQGLTFQIKSFNGEERVTWGLIPHKTSWDGGKARNGYPDAQYLREVCTVLKKLGIA; encoded by the exons ATGGCGGGCCGTACGGTGCGGGTGCGGGGGCTCCCCGCCGAGCTGCCCCCCGACAGGGTGGCCGACAAACTGACCATCCACTTCCTGCGCTCCCGCAACGGCGGCGGCGAGATCGCCGACCTCCGGCTGGTGCCCGGGGACCCCCCCTGCGCCCTCATCACCTTCGAGGCCCCCGAAG TGGCCCAGAGGATCCTGAAGGCGAAGAACCACACGCTGTCGGTCGAAGGGAAGAAATACCCGCTGGAGGTGACGGCGCACGTCGCGGAGCCGAGCCCCGATGAG ATCTTCATACGCGCTTGCGTGATAGTTGACTATGGCAAGCTTCCTGCTGGCAAAACCCTCCTGAGGGACTTGCATAAAGGCTACAGCAACGTGCAGTTCAACTTCGACTCCAAGAACACCCACTGTGTCGTCAAGGGACCATTCACTGAGCTGCAGGCCTTCACCAGGGACCTGCTGGGCAGCCTGAACCTCAAGAGCCAAGCTGCTGGAGAGATCCTCCTGCCAGGTGCCAGCCACGTGGCCGAAGAGACCGGAACGCATGATCACCGGCAAGTGCCTGACTCCTCTGAGTcagcaaaagaaacagcaaacctGCCGAATTGGGACCAGGTGTGTGAAAAGGCAGCTAAAGTCCCATCGCTTCGGGACCCGGTGGATGGGGAAGCTGTGGAACAGCTGGAGGACTTTTCCCTGGTGCTGGACTCGGACATTTACCTGTACATGCAGAGGTTCTGTGCTGCCGAGTACCAAGGGGTGCTACGCCAGCATCGTGTGGACGTGGTGGATATTAGCAGCGATGGCATCGCCATACTGTACCTCCAACCATCTGCAGGTATGTCTGGGGACATGGACGCCTTGCGAGAGGCCcgcctggccctgcagcagctttACCAGCAGCTGGAGGTGCACTTGCGCAAGGAGAAGATCACCAAGGGTGGGCTGGGTATGGACAGCCAGGCACTCCGGGCTCTGACACGTGAGCTGCAGAAACTGTATCCCCAGTTGCTCTGCCACGAGGACGAGAAGCAGCTTTACCTTATTGGAAACCTCGTTGATGTTTCCCAGGCCAAGCAGAACCTTCAGAatttcagcagcaggagaggtgcCGCACACGCGGTGGGCAGCTCCCTGCCCTCGAACCCAGCAGCCTCCCGCACCGCAGGGACCACGCTGCACGAGCCCGGAGTGCCCGCGGACACCCCGGCTTCCAGGCTCAGCCCGGGCAGGACGGAGCTGAAAGCTGAGCTCAAGCTGGCTGCCAACTTCCGCGCTCTGAAAGCTGGCAGGGCTCAGGCCAGCCGGGGCCTCTTGCTGAATCAGGACTCGCCGCCGGTGGGACGGGCGCAGCTTTTTGGAAAACACTTACCCGAGAGAGATGCTCTGGGTCCAAGTGACCCAACAGCgctcagccagcagcaccagcctcGCGTCTCTAGCGCAGATGTGGCTGTAGCTGCAGGATCTCAGCAGAAGGACCCCGAAGAATGGGACCATGTGAAAGGAGGTGCCAGGCTTACAAGACACAAGGCTTTGTCTTCCTTCGGGGACAAAGAAAACAGCACTTTGCAGCATCCTGGGGACTCTAAAGGCCCAAGTCCCATCAAGCACCAACCCCGCGCTAGCACGTCTCGTACTTTTGACGTGACAAGGACCTCTTCTGATTTAGACTCCAAACCCCCTGAATCCAGGCCTCCGCTGCGACGTTCCAACAGCTTCTCCCTGCCGAGGCCAAAGGAGAGCGAGAAGCCCCAGGACGCGGGCAGCAGGGTGAGTGAGGAGATGAGCCTGGACGCCCTGCAGTGGTCTTACCTGAAAGACGTTTGCCGCCCTGCTCTGGATGAGCTGCGCAGGGACGGAGCCGTGCAGATCTCGGAGCGCCGTGCCGGGGACTGCACTGTGCTGGCGCTACGGGCGGCGGACAggagcaagctctcccaggctaAGTGGAAAGTGGAAGCTCTTGTGCAGAAATGTCCTGACCTCGTGTGCCAGAGCGTGAGCTACTCGGAGCTCGCCGTGGATGGTCCAGATGACAGTGCCCTGGGTGAACTGTGCAGCCTCCTGCGAGGAAACCCCCCCCGGGTTGGGCTCAGCAAAGACAAGGACAAGCTCTGTCTTGCCTGCCCCAAGGAGATGCTGCCAGCAGTGACTGAGGCTTTCCACGTGTTTTCCTCCAGGAGGCTCCGTGCCCTGAAGTCTTCCTCCTTGTCTCCAGGACCAGAGAGTACAGGGCACCCGGGTGCCAGCCAGGCGAGCAGAAGCCGGGACACGGCGCTGGGCTCAGCCCTTCCCGGCAGCCTGGAGTCCCTGCAGATGGACCTGCGGCACCTGGACACGAGCGACAGAGCGGACGACGCAGACGTGCTCAGGGCTCCCCGGCTGCCAGAGGCGGAGGATGAGAGGTCCCCCAGTCCTTGGAGGTTCCAGCAGgcactggggcaggaggaggccggTGACCATGCTGGTCCTGGGGCCCTGCAGGGAGGAAGCAGTCTTCTGAGCCCTGCTGCGGTGGATAAGACAAGTCCCGCTGGTCTGAGGGACTCCCAGGAACCACCAAAGACAAAACTCTCTGTGGGGGAGCCTGACATTGCACGgcgaaagcaggttttgccagaCAGATTCCAGTTTGCCAGAGACAAGAGCAGAGGAGGCCACGGTGAAGCGATGGCACCGCTGCGCTCGGCAGACGCAGCCCCTCGCTCCCTGCCCACGTGGCTCTACAGGGCTGTGGCCACCGAGCCACTGTCACCGGAGGCCGGGGGCCAGGAAAGGGCCCTGCTCCCCGCGGGCAGGAGCGATGTGCAGGAGCAGCCTGAGCCCTCCTCGTGGCAGAGAGGCCCCAGCCTCGGACAGGAAAGCGACAAGACCCCCCCGGGCCGGTGTGATGCTTGCCAGGGCTCAGGTGTGACCTGCCAGGCCCCCTGCGGTCACGCTTTGTGCAGGACGTGTTTCGCAGAGGACAGTACGCAGCCGGCTTGCTGCAGCTCCGCCTCGGTTGCCCCAAGCCGCAAGATCTCGGGGACATTCAAGACCTCCTTGCTGTCTCAGAGTCTGCCTGGCTACTATCGAGACCCCACGCTCCAGGTTGCCTACACCATCCCCGACGGCGTGCAAGGG GTTGGCGACCCCCGCCCAGGGCAGCCTTACAAGGGGGGGAATTTCTGTGCCTTCCTGCCTGACAACAGGGAAGGGCAGAAGACAGCGGTGCTGCTGAAGAAAGCGTTTGAGCAGGGGCTGACCTTCCAGATCAAGTCCTTTAATGGCGAGGAGAGAGTGACGTGGGGCCTTATCCCCCACAAAACCTCCTGGGATGGAGGCAAAGCCAG gaACGGCTATCCGGATGCCCAGTATCTCCGCGAGGTTTGCACAGTGCTGAAGAAACTGGGCATCGCCTGA
- the IFI35 gene encoding interferon-induced 35 kDa protein isoform X1: MDEDFFLLPPPPPVGPQDGTPEGTPEGVRREIERCQELCRALEQEHAELQTAKEAVEQQTRELRKEGELLHKNLGQQTSSSRNEEPSCQVGIFLAKEENNRLRQEKQLLKKQLEGVGKRVAWEDPVMTLPTLPEKKMVFKGLVTNKEDMNKLMLAPLIRYPLPGGSALITFEKAKVAQRIIAAKEHVVELSYGEELEEHDRCRVRVQAAPVELLLPSALEMRLKRSSRSILVSDLPSLGISDESLLDKLELFFSKTKNGGGEVESREFLDDPGQVVLTFAQDGVAEPLIARGRIQVLIGKGKYELKISPCMNGDITNLQLQPCCCPRTVLLSGIPPVLGQESMRDTLEIHFQKASRGGGEVDALAYVPAGWWGVAVFTEDVALSQPAPLSPLAPGHGGN, encoded by the exons ATGGACGAG GACTTCttcctgctgccgccgccgcccccggtgGGGCCGCAGGACGGGACCCCCGAGGGGACCCCCGAGGGCGTCCGGCGGGAGATCGAGCGCTGCCAG GAGCTTTGCCGCGCTCTGGAGCAAGAGCACGCGGAGCTGCAAACGGCCAAGGAGGCTGTAGAGCAACAGACACGGGAgctgaggaaagagggagaacTTCTGCATAAAAATCTTGGGCAACAAACATCTTCAAGCAGAAACGAAGAGCCATCCTGCCAG gtGGGCATTTTTTTAGCCAAGGAGGAGAACAACAGGctgaggcaggagaagcagctgctgaaaaagcaactggaaggagtggggAAGAGGGTCGCCTGGGAGGATCCGGTGATG ACGCTGCCCACCTTGCCGGAGAAGAAAATGGTGTTTAAGGGACTTGTGACAAACAAGGAGGACATGAACAAGCTGATGCTCGCCCCACTGATCCGCTACCCCCTGCCGGGGGGCTCGGCTCTCATCACCTTTGAGAAGGCAAAGG TGGCGCAGAGGATCATCGCGGCGAAGGAGCACGTGGTGGAGCTGAGCTAcggggaggagctggaggagcacgACCGGTGCAGGGTGCGGGTGCAGGCAGCGccggtggagctgctgctgccatctgcCCTGGAG ATGCGCCTGAAGCGGAGCAGCAGGAGCATCCTGGTGTCTGACCTGCCCAGCCTGGGCATCTCCGACGAGTCGCTGCTGGACAAGCTGGAGCTTTTCTTCAGCAAGACGAAGAACGGGGGCGGCGAGGTGGAGAGCAGGGAGTTCCTGGACGACCCCGGCCAAGTGGTGCTGACCTTCGCGCAGGACGGGG TGGCAGAGCCGCTCATTGCGAGGGGCCGCATCCAGGTGCTTATTGGGAAAGGAAAATACGAGCTCAAAATATCACCGTGCATGAATGGAGACATCACCAACCTGCAG ctccagccctgctgctgcccccgcaCCGTCCTGCTCTCGGGGATCCCCCCCGTGCTGGGCCAGGAGTCCATGAGGGACACGCTGGAGATCCACTTCCAGAAGGCCAGCCGCGGCGGGGGAGAGGTGGACGCCCTCGCCTACGTCCCGGCGGGATGGTGGGGGGTGGCCGTTTTCACGGAGGACGTGGCGTTGTCCCAGCCAGCCCCCCTCAGCCCGCTGGCCCCTGGGCACGGCGGCAATTAA
- the IFI35 gene encoding interferon-induced 35 kDa protein isoform X2 has translation MDEELCRALEQEHAELQTAKEAVEQQTRELRKEGELLHKNLGQQTSSSRNEEPSCQVGIFLAKEENNRLRQEKQLLKKQLEGVGKRVAWEDPVMTLPTLPEKKMVFKGLVTNKEDMNKLMLAPLIRYPLPGGSALITFEKAKVAQRIIAAKEHVVELSYGEELEEHDRCRVRVQAAPVELLLPSALEMRLKRSSRSILVSDLPSLGISDESLLDKLELFFSKTKNGGGEVESREFLDDPGQVVLTFAQDGVAEPLIARGRIQVLIGKGKYELKISPCMNGDITNLQLQPCCCPRTVLLSGIPPVLGQESMRDTLEIHFQKASRGGGEVDALAYVPAGWWGVAVFTEDVALSQPAPLSPLAPGHGGN, from the exons ATGGACGAG GAGCTTTGCCGCGCTCTGGAGCAAGAGCACGCGGAGCTGCAAACGGCCAAGGAGGCTGTAGAGCAACAGACACGGGAgctgaggaaagagggagaacTTCTGCATAAAAATCTTGGGCAACAAACATCTTCAAGCAGAAACGAAGAGCCATCCTGCCAG gtGGGCATTTTTTTAGCCAAGGAGGAGAACAACAGGctgaggcaggagaagcagctgctgaaaaagcaactggaaggagtggggAAGAGGGTCGCCTGGGAGGATCCGGTGATG ACGCTGCCCACCTTGCCGGAGAAGAAAATGGTGTTTAAGGGACTTGTGACAAACAAGGAGGACATGAACAAGCTGATGCTCGCCCCACTGATCCGCTACCCCCTGCCGGGGGGCTCGGCTCTCATCACCTTTGAGAAGGCAAAGG TGGCGCAGAGGATCATCGCGGCGAAGGAGCACGTGGTGGAGCTGAGCTAcggggaggagctggaggagcacgACCGGTGCAGGGTGCGGGTGCAGGCAGCGccggtggagctgctgctgccatctgcCCTGGAG ATGCGCCTGAAGCGGAGCAGCAGGAGCATCCTGGTGTCTGACCTGCCCAGCCTGGGCATCTCCGACGAGTCGCTGCTGGACAAGCTGGAGCTTTTCTTCAGCAAGACGAAGAACGGGGGCGGCGAGGTGGAGAGCAGGGAGTTCCTGGACGACCCCGGCCAAGTGGTGCTGACCTTCGCGCAGGACGGGG TGGCAGAGCCGCTCATTGCGAGGGGCCGCATCCAGGTGCTTATTGGGAAAGGAAAATACGAGCTCAAAATATCACCGTGCATGAATGGAGACATCACCAACCTGCAG ctccagccctgctgctgcccccgcaCCGTCCTGCTCTCGGGGATCCCCCCCGTGCTGGGCCAGGAGTCCATGAGGGACACGCTGGAGATCCACTTCCAGAAGGCCAGCCGCGGCGGGGGAGAGGTGGACGCCCTCGCCTACGTCCCGGCGGGATGGTGGGGGGTGGCCGTTTTCACGGAGGACGTGGCGTTGTCCCAGCCAGCCCCCCTCAGCCCGCTGGCCCCTGGGCACGGCGGCAATTAA